Genomic segment of Eupeodes corollae chromosome 2, idEupCoro1.1, whole genome shotgun sequence:
GCCGAAAACATAGACTTTTtgaggagtttttttttctagaaatattACATAATAATCGATGCCCACTCGATATGTTAGTAGCCAACTTCGTGCTGGTTTCATCAGTtcctaaaggcccaactataataggcataagctagcatatgcgcgcataagtaaacgtgcgaatacaaagaatctcaatacgagtgaacataatggagctccgtttcgttaaattttttcagtttcgttaacttaagcaaacttatccaagagcgatcccagtcgctcgccgcataagtaaaatctgacatatAGATACGTGAACAAAATTGCATTACGGCTATGtagtaatttcacaaacttaagtgaattttcgttatGTTtctgacataagcttatgtttgcttatgcctattatagttgggccttaaggcTATAAAGTCCTCTGTAGGTTCGGCAGAAATATGGAGGAAGTcgctttttgtattttatcatcctttgtcaaaaaaaaagaaacaacagatGGCGTTTAAAATTGATCTTATTTTTTCCGCAAAACCTACAAGAGAACAAGCATAGCTCAAGAGATTAAACACTTTTAAAGAAGGTTTTGAACACGAATTAGAATCGATTAGCAGAACATGTCTAGTATTTCGATGGAGCAAAGGTATTACAATATAAGTTGGAAACACTATCTTTACTGGCAGCCATTTTGTAAGCTGTcaattggtttatttttagataaatttgaCATATCAATCTGAATGAACTTACTTGTGAAAATGTCCAAATTTGGGccaaaataagtttatctttGATACTaatgatatcttttttttagtgATAAAGCccatttttgattaataaagaAAACTACAGTATGATAATTCTCAAATGTATGTTGAGAAAACACCGTCGATTGTTCCGTACTTCCTTAAAATCGATACTGGCAGAACGTTACGGTCAATGGTGAATCCTTTAGATCCATGATTATTGACATTTTCTTTCATCAATTAAACAACCATCATGTCCGGAATCTTAAGTTGCAAAACGACGCTGAAATATGCCAGACAGCTCGCAccacaaattatttattgacgGAAACATTTGGTAACCGCATCGTTTTCGTTACGAACCCGTGAATTGACCTCaaatcgtgtgatttaacgctATCTCTTGAATCTTTTCTGTAGGGATATGTGAAGTCGTTTTTCTAGGCTGTGCCGACAAATCCAAAATGATTAAccacttgaaaaacaaaatttgccgATATACGGCCAGATACTGGATTCCTGATCAGACTTCATCCAATCCAGTTATAGTGGACATATGtgagaaatcatatttaaattacattatcCTTTGCAGTAAAAAACATTTGATGCCAATTTATGAAAATCATCTTtcttttattccatttaaaatttttatactccaaaaaatactaaaaggaaacatttttgtaaaagacaCCCATTTTATAACAAATTCATGTTCTTCTCACGTTCAAACTTAAAGTTGCTACAAACTCTGTTCCACTCAACTCTCACAAGAAATGTAAATCATACTGCAGTATAAACTTAGCCTTATGTACTAACTACCATCTTATTTTTTCcagttcttaaaatttgacagctttcaaaattctattttcctTGAAATGTCATTTGGGTTTCCTTGAAAAAAGTTGTGTATTTTTTCGGCTTTGAGAGAAAATTTCTGCGTAAAAATTgagatttaaacaaataaaattagattttttaacttttggtatgcactaaaaaatgttgacttacAAGTGCATGTTTACACGTTTTCAATTTAAGGTAATCCACAATCTAAAAACCACTTCCGAGCGAAGAAAACTCAAAGCTACTCAACTCTcaagtttattgatttttctactacgagtgttttttgtttttctatttttattttcagttaaaatgCTCAGCAGTGATTCACAGCAGGGCATATACGCGCCATTAAGTCAAGTAATGTCCGATTCTGATAGTGAAGAAGAAATACACAATTCAAGTCGACACACTCGTCGCCAGCAACAAAACCAAAGTCAAaaccaacaacagcagcagcaatatCACCACCAGAATCACAACAGTTTTCAATcccagcagcaacaacaacgcCAATCAAGACAAAGAAGCAACCAAAGGCAGCAACAAGGCTTCCACACTCGCAGCAACTTGCAGTACCATCAGAAGTACCCGAACGGACATCAGATGCATCACAGCAGCAGCATGTCCCTGCAGAACTCCTTCCGTAGTGTCATGGACGGGGGGAGCAACTTCACGAGTTTCAACAGCGATGGCGAAGAGCGCCATCAAACCGACGCTGATAATGTTGCGATTCTAGGGCCTCCCGAAACGAAGGACGAACCCATGACCACAACGCGGAAGTGCTGTTTCATCGGCTCGATTCTGCTCTGTGTCCTCACAGTCGTCATCTTCCTCTGGGTCATCCCATGCAGCGAAGAAGGAACGTGTCCAGCACCGCCGGACCGCATCAAGACACACAATTGGCTGAACAACTACACCAAGATCGAGCTCAAGGGTGTGATCAATGTCGTCGATGGATTGAGGAACTGGGAGAAGAACCTGATCTTCCTCTACCGAGGTGACGCCTTCTTCCCCGAGTTTGAACCATCCAACACCAAGCGGAATGGAATCATTTCGCTCATAGGGAGTTCCGGGGCGATTGCTTGGTTCGATGAAATGGTGGACGAACCCATCACAATTGACTGCACCTTGATTGACATCGACAAGAACGGCAAACCGGACTGTTTGGTCATCGATCAATTTGGGGAATTGGGAGTCATCAACCCGATCTCTGGACAATGGCACTGGAAGTTCAGAGTACGATCTAAGACGAAAGTCGATGCTCTCGATTTCCCTGTGATCCTTCCTGATTTGGATGGCGATGGAGTCTATGAGATTCTCTTAGCCACAACATCTCCGATTCTGCATTACGACTCGAAGCCAAAGAACTTCATAACGCCCCACGAAAACTTCCACGGTGATGCTCCCTCGGGGGCTAGGAATCTCCTGAGAATTCTTTCGGGACGAATTGGCAAACCAATAGGCGATGGTTACAAAGTCCACGACTGCGATATCCTGAGGAAGTTCCAATTGGAGAAGAAGCATATTATCACTTTCAATTGCGTTCGCAATAGCACCGAAGTTCAGCGGTCCAAATCGCTAACGGAGCTCTTCTCGCTGGTCACCAATCGTTCGATAAAAAGTGAGAAGCTTACTCCAGCTCTGAAGATCTCCCAACACCGTCACTATGGCCAGCGCAAGGAGACCGAAGCTCAAAGAAACATTTATTCCCTCAGTGGTCGGGAGTTGATCGTAGAGAATCGTGGAAAATGCCCCGACGACTGCAATGTCTCCTTCATTCTGAGCGAGGAACGGAATGGCAGAGTGAATGTTGTCCGGAACTTCACCAATCCCGGAATGTACGGCATGGTTCCGGCTCAGTGGCACTTCAAGAACAGCAAGTCAAAGATGTCCGGCTTTGTGATGAAATTCTGGAAGTGGAAGAACGACTCTGCTGCGCTCGGTCGCCGCAAGAAGCGCGAACAAtcaaagaaagaagaagaagctgATTTCCCCACCAGCGAGTTCAATATATTCGATCATTTGGTCCAGAAACGCAACACCTACACGATCCCCGAGAAGATCGCCCGTGTCGAGCGGAGCACTGCCAACATCACCAGCAGTACCCTCCTGCTGAACAACTACAAGCGTCAACTGATCACCGAGACCGTCGTTCTTGTCATATTCATTGGATCCGACACGAGGATTGAGAACACCAGCCAAAGTGACATCATCCAATTCTGCAGCACCGAACTGGACGAAGTCGTTTGCCAACCCGACTTGAACAACCAAGAAAATTCTCTTCTCATTGCCGATTTGGATCAAGACGGATCACAAGAGCTGGTCTCGTACTACTCGACGTTCAAGAAGGAAGATCAATCAAAAGACTGGAAATTGGTGACCTACGTGCAGTTGCTGCGTTTGGAATCAGAACTGCCGGGTTTCTATGTAGAGGGAAAGCGTTATTAGGATTACAAAGAGGAAAAGGAGAGCTTTTcgttagaaacaaaatattcaatcaCACCAAAAACACTCACTCGTAGAatctagaaaaacaaaactgcacctttaataaatcgaaaaaacgaAGCACTGCTGGTTTTTTAAAACtccttttttgaaatacataagtTTCTAAGTTGCTTGAAAAATATCTAAGTCGATGGAAAATGGATGCTTTGGGAAGCGAAGCGTCCATTCCTCTTTTATCAATGTATCTCgccttatattatttatttaatttatttattgtttaaatttaagaaacaaaacaaaaaagaaattgtcaAAAGACTTTTTTCAAGGTCTTTTCAAGATTAAACAAAACTCAGCTAAAGAGACAAGTGAGAGAAACCAAGAGTGGATGTGCAATAGgaaattaaagaagaattaaGTTATCTGGTTTCTTGTCTCTTTGGCTAGGAGTTTCAAGTTACAACAACTTCTATTACGTATTCCGGAACAATTTACACTTCTTTTGAATGTCTTATTTtcggtttgttgttgttgttatttggcaaaaaaaaaacatttttatgaacaaaatatagttatttaaaatatttagaaaaacaaaaatatgccaCCAATTTTTTTactcataaaatatttaaattaaatttaataataaaaaaaatgaaatagaaaaaattaaaacataatttcataattagattaataaaaataaaaaaaatagtctaaattaTTTGGACGGTTATTTAAGTAggataaaattatacaaaaccaAAAGAACAAGAAATAGAATAATGCTATTATACCAAAGTATCTTTCAACgatcaaataaaatagaattctAGTCATTGGAAATTATAATTAGAACAAAacgttgtttttcattttttcgaatgtAGTTAATACGCTGCCATTATATCAATCAATCTCACGGGTATCGACCAGTTAAGTTGAAATGGAcgatgaataaaaaataattctgcATGCGAGAGGATCAGATTTCGAACAGAATCATACattcgatattgccaacgaCATGTTAGCAATTGATAATACGGTCGAATTACTTCAGGTTCACTTGGTAGTCCTTCCGTTCTTGATTTGTTTGTGTCAAATTTTCAATGTCTTATAACCTAACCAACTAGTTTCCAAGCTCTTAGCTCTGATCATAATCCTGTTGTTCGATTTGAAAATAGCAACAATGTAAAACTCATTAGAgagagtaaaaaaaaacacttgctttcgaaataatttttcaatcatctgtcaaactcacaaatttcaataaaaactagAAATTATTTGATAACCTAACAAAGCACACgcgttgttttaattttcttctaattataattttctcgaaccagcatttgtttaaaaacaaattaaagattaTCATATCATTATACACCTGTTTTTTTGTGACCTTTTATGGTCGGGTGAAAAAAATGTGCAATactttcaagatttaaaaaaagcaaactgGTTTTGCTTTAGAAGAAAAATCAATAGGAAAATCCAATGTTATCCTACACAGCTCGAAAATTTTAACTGTAAAGATGATGTGGATGTTCTGATTCATGactttacagaaaacattagcTCTGCAATAGATAAAAGTGTGCCTAAAAGAGTAAAGAGAgaaactttaaatacaaaattaccatCTAAACATactagaaataataaaattgaaaaatcttcattACAGAAACTGGCAACGTTATCGTCAACCCTTCTCTGGAAGAATGGTTTCTCATTTTAGTAAGATTTCAAATGAGCTTATGAAACATAGCAACCATGAATAGGATAAAAAGCTTAGTCCTCTAGATAAAAACGATAAACCATTTTGTAATATCattaaaatcgttaaaaatcaaaatagaaCTCTTCCATTTCTAAAGGACTCGACGTCAATATACTTCACCGACCACAATGAAAAGGCTGAAGAAATTGcaaggaatttttaaaaaaaccatttGGTTTCACAAAGCTTAGGTGACAGGgacacaaaaacaaatgatcTCGTCAAAGTCCAAATTCAAAATGCAAATGCTCTAAACGTGACAACACCATTAAATGCTTTTGTTAACGAAGAAAACATTACGAGTGTTATTAAAAACCTTGATACACTGAAAGCCGAAGGTTTAGAtggtataaaaaatgtttatttgaaaaacctaCCGAAGAACGGAATTAGGTACTTAACATTTATAATCAATTCATGTCttaaacttcaatattttcctAATGTTTGGAAAAAGACAAAAGTTGTGCCTATTTTGAAAGCTGGTAAACCTTCAGATATTTATCTAAGCTACAGACCCATTAGTTTACTAAGCATAagtaaaatatatgtacaagtCGTAAAAgatcaaatttcgaaatttgtttcaaatttaaatctacttccTGACgagcaattttgttttagaagtTTTCACAGCACATCCCATCAAATACAAAGAATTTGTAACCACGTTAAAGAACATCGTTTACATGGACAGTCAACAGGAATGATAGTGTTAGATATAGAAAAAGCTTTCGATTCTGTATACTTACTtactatacttacttacttacttaaggtggcgctacagttcgggcggacctgggcatcaaccaacatgcgtctccagctagctcggtttcgcacgccaagttggttgaggtcttcacccacctgcgtgcgccacctgagtcgcggtcttcctctactgcaccgtccttcagaattggattcgaagaccttccgggctggagcgctGATGTCCATtggctctacatgacccagccatctatgCCGTTGgcctttaattctgttaactaggtcagtgtcgctaaacagcctgtacagttcatcgtcatatcttctcctccattctccatttatgcgcacgggatcaaaaatcacccgaagaatttttctctcgaagcatcctaagacgttctcatctttctttgacagggtccaggcctcggcgccataaatgagacaagatggtgattttagatgctcgagagaggactttacttctcaattgccgatgtcgttgtctgtgttaatagtgatgcctaggtagacaaagtccttaactacctctaagttatagctgtccatggtgacgttttgtccaagacgtcggttttcagtgtccttttttgatgacagcataaacttggtcttgccctcattgacctctAAACccttcttcttcgcttccgtctcaatgctcaaaaacgctccactgacgtcacgctttgatctttcaattatgtcaatatcatctgcgtatccgagtaatagGATGGACCTTGTGAAGATTGTGTCTCTAATCAAAtgtatcggtgagatcttttccgactttgatagagcagcgtgcattttccatcATCATCGGAGGAAGAAGCTGATTTTGATTTAATGAAACTTTATGAAGTTTGGCAGTCTTTCTTTAACTCTTCAGTAAAGTAGTGTTTTCGTGTTTTTGCATTTCTGATGTAATTTTTGAGCGCCGCTAAGTAAGCGATTTGTGAAGTTATGGTGAATAAATTTGTGGTAGCACTTTGCCTTTTGTTTAGTAAATTAAAGTCagttttgtgaaaatataagttattaaaaaaaaataaaaacactttttaatccCAATCAGGGCACTTTCGACTTTTGCAATAAGGGCATATTTGACAAAGTGTATAATTCGCAGTGTGACAACGGTAATGGACTCCATTGGCATAGGTTTAATCTATaataagtgtttttttctaACATATTATAGGTCTTAGCAGCAAAAGGTTAGCGTAGTGTTGCAAAGGCAGCATCATCAGAGCGTGGGTGTTTGGTAACAATGGTGGGCAAAATTAATGCCACTATAAATCGTTTGCCACCAGCATACGCGTGCGCTTCTGTGAcagattttcattttaaatggtTGCTTTCCTGGGTCACtaattttgaattcgaaatcTGGATGGATGATTTCCGAATTCTTAACGACTTCAGCCATTGGATATATCTATATTCGGGCCTTTCAAACGGTTCTGTGGGAAGGCATTTAATGGTTTTCTAAGCTCTAATCATGGAaagcaaatataaatttacaattcccttcaaaaaatatattaaatggcTTTCAAGCAACTGGGGTCAATCCCTTCAAATCCTAGATTTTCGGAGAAGATACACTTTTAGTACACATTGCCAGATGATGATAATTTAGTCCCAAGAATATAATACAACTATAATGAatatatcgagcccttcccgctaATTTATCGTACgcgacaaaataaattttatggtAAACGACAAAAGCTTagcttaaataattttacaatacctttgatactaaattttgaaaaccaatTACTCAAAGGTTTTTCTTGTCATAATCTTTTATTACACAAGTTTTAGCTTCTAGGgaactatttaaaatataaactattttttgaaaattctaggTACAAAACGCGGTGCACAGTGGCCccttttgacttttttggttgtaaaaatcatattttctaaacgaataaagatattgcttaaattttttttatatcttgaaatttgtgttaaaattaGAAGTTTTAACAAAGGTGATAAACATAGcggtattttaatattcaatcttcaaaatcaattttttaagtaatttaagtGAATTGAAACAGtagagcaaaaagaaaaaggaccaaTTCGAGTGAAAATGtgcgaaaaaaagtattttttttttaattttaaagcatttttttttattttccagtatTCAAGAATACATAATGTATTTTGGTGATATATCAAACATTAAACAgtgtaaaaagaaataaagacaaaaccaattaatatataaacactaaatttcttgaaaactatcATCTAAGTCCTGGGAAATGTGTAATAAACTCATTTCTGGAGAGTATCGTTCTATCAGATCTTGCCTTAAGGAAGAAATAAGTAGATCCGAAGAGGTTGAGAGCATGTTAAATAGGTCCACATTCTTCCTAATCCTTGAAAGTTTACACGTATTCTGATATCCTTATTTTTGCATTCCTGGGTTTCTTCTGACAGTCCTCCAAGTGTGATTgatattcaatgatattttgactATGAACCAAAATTTTGTGTAGAGTAGGTGTGAGTAGTTTTTCaggatacttttgttttaaaaagctcTGCCGTTTTCTAAGTATACTCCCAAATTTAACTGCATTCACTACTTCTCTGCAATTCAAAACGTTCAATATTACTTTGAGCCTCATTATAACTTCTTAATTCACTCCAGTTATTCGAGCGGTTGCATCTGactgttcaaaaaatcttcttgctGTGTTTCCGTAATTAGTGTTTCTAAACCCTTGCTTTGGTTTATTCACATCAAGGATAAGTTCATCGCGAAAATGCCTTTCGATCtcctgttttcttctttttccacCTCCTTAGTCCCAATCGAATCATCAGTACCTTCTCCTGCTTGTCGAATAGTATAAGcaagcttcaaaataaataccatGCACCTCAATTGATTCATCTTTATTGAAGTTCTTTTGTGTCCTTGTCCTTTTGTCCGGTATTGATATGCAGAGAAAAGGAAAGCCATTCTGCATTCTTTTTGACGTTACTTCTCGATCTTTTAGCTGCTATCCATTTTCTTTCAAGgttgtaataaaattgttttaatatctgTTATATCTTTGGCCTGCTCTATAAGGCACACAAATAACCCAACttgaataattattaaaatatttgtgaacCCAGTGAACTAAAAACTTTTGCACTATAGACCCACTCGAAAAATGACTATTGCAAGCAGTTTTGCATAAACGGGCGGTGTTGTGCGGTGTTTGAACATTACAATGACTTGTAACTACAAAGGGC
This window contains:
- the LOC129946655 gene encoding uncharacterized protein LOC129946655, with protein sequence MLSSDSQQGIYAPLSQVMSDSDSEEEIHNSSRHTRRQQQNQSQNQQQQQQYHHQNHNSFQSQQQQQRQSRQRSNQRQQQGFHTRSNLQYHQKYPNGHQMHHSSSMSLQNSFRSVMDGGSNFTSFNSDGEERHQTDADNVAILGPPETKDEPMTTTRKCCFIGSILLCVLTVVIFLWVIPCSEEGTCPAPPDRIKTHNWLNNYTKIELKGVINVVDGLRNWEKNLIFLYRGDAFFPEFEPSNTKRNGIISLIGSSGAIAWFDEMVDEPITIDCTLIDIDKNGKPDCLVIDQFGELGVINPISGQWHWKFRVRSKTKVDALDFPVILPDLDGDGVYEILLATTSPILHYDSKPKNFITPHENFHGDAPSGARNLLRILSGRIGKPIGDGYKVHDCDILRKFQLEKKHIITFNCVRNSTEVQRSKSLTELFSLVTNRSIKSEKLTPALKISQHRHYGQRKETEAQRNIYSLSGRELIVENRGKCPDDCNVSFILSEERNGRVNVVRNFTNPGMYGMVPAQWHFKNSKSKMSGFVMKFWKWKNDSAALGRRKKREQSKKEEEADFPTSEFNIFDHLVQKRNTYTIPEKIARVERSTANITSSTLLLNNYKRQLITETVVLVIFIGSDTRIENTSQSDIIQFCSTELDEVVCQPDLNNQENSLLIADLDQDGSQELVSYYSTFKKEDQSKDWKLVTYVQLLRLESELPGFYVEGKRY